From the Malassezia vespertilionis chromosome 5, complete sequence genome, the window TTGGAAGGAAACGCTCGATCGGAAGCAGGCGGTCGTCGGATATGTAAACCTTGTCGTTCGCCTTGAACGAGCCAGCAACGATTCCCGGCTCCGTCTTGATCGTGAAATAAACTTCGTTGATCGGGCCCAAGATCTCGTCTACCTTGCCAATCTGCGACTTGTTCTCAAGAAAAATGGGCGCGTTGAAATACGGCACATGCTTTGGGTCAGTGCCCGCACAAAACATTTCGCCCTCCACGGCATGCACAAATGCGCCGAATGGAATAACGTTGGCAGGCGGACCGGTATTCATCAttccgccgcgcccgccgcgcccgcTAAAGCCACCACGTCCAGCACCACGGCCTCGGAACATGGTACAATGCGGCAAAAGCACcgcgggcgctgcagagaaAACTAAAAGTCACGTGCTTACTACGGGCCTGCAAGGTCGGCGCGGAGCGCTGCTCCGAGCTCAACGTACTCTTGTAGCACTTCGGGATTGAGCAGCGTAGATTGGTTGATCGTAGTAATCGGCGCACCATTAATCACTATCGTTAGTATACCGTTAAAAACATACACTTCTTCACGGGGAcctcgacgcgcttgccatTCAGCGTTTTCGGGCATCCTTGCACCTTGCGAATGTACGTAGGAACGTGCctcgcactgcgctgcttgcggatAATACGCCTCGCTTCCGCATCAACTGCATCCCAGTCAGCATCGGGGGTAGTAACAAGAAAAAGAACGACAACTTCGTCGTCTTTTTTCGCGGTTTTCAAGCCCACAACGAGCGAATCGGTGATGCAGGATAGCGGCGAAGACGGCGCAGTCGCTTCGGAGCTCTCGAGCACCTCGTAAATGTCAGCGCTCCCAAACCGAATTCCGCTGGGGTTCAGAATTCCATCAGAACGACCGAGCATAATCAGGCCGCCGTGCTCCGTGCGTGTGACCAAATCGCCGTGGTACCAAACGCCGGGGAACTGGGTATAATAGCTCTCCTTGTACCGTTCGCTTGGCTGGTGCCAGAAACCGAGCGGCTGTGCGGGAAAGGGTTTTTTGCACACAAGGTCACCCTCGACGCCTGAAGTGCAGCTCTCACCTTGCGCGTCGAACACATCCACGTCCATCCCTAGACAAATGCTTTGCAATTCGCCGGCACGCACCGGGAGTGTGACATTGTTCGAAGCAAACAAAGAGCAAATATCGGTGCCGCCCGTGATGCTACCAACTTGCACGGGCTTCCCAACCAGCTTTTCTGCGTACAAGTAAAGCTCCGCGCGCAGGGGAGATCCCGTGGAAAGAATGGCACGGACGCGGAGCTTGTCGTGCAGTCCCTCGGCGTAAtagccgcggcgctccaaCATGGACAGATACGCAGCGGAGGTGCCGAACACGGTAAATCCAagctccgcggcgcgctcccAAAGCACGCCTGTGGGATACGCGGGCGATCCATCGTACAGCACAACCGGGCATCCACTCAACAAGGCACCGACGAGCCAATTCCACATCATCCAGCCTGTGGAGGTGTGTTGGAAGAACACATCCTTGTCCGTGAGGCCACCCTGGAGAAGGTGCTCTTTTCCGAACTGCAACAGCATTCCACCGGCACGGTGCGTTATGGCTTTCGGCACGCCCGTCGTGCCGGAAGAAAAAAGGATCCAGAGCGGGGCATTGAAGTCGAGCTGGGCATAGTCCACCTTTAACGCGTCCTCTTCCTGTTccggtgcgccgcttgcgatAAACTCAGACcaaagcgtgcgctggaggCCATGGCTGCCTTTGGCCTCGTCCACACCGCTGTTCCGGGATCCAGCGTCGGCGTGGGTGCCTTGGTACGGCACGATAATCACATGCTCGAGCTTGCGGGCGCTTTCATGGCGCGGGCGCTTGAatgcgcgctcgtcgtcctTGTCGTCACCGCGCGTCTCCTCGTCCTGTTGTTGGAGAATGCCGTTCACGGTTGCGTTTAGTTTTTCGACGTGGTCGTGCAGCTTGCCATTGTATAGGACGACATTTACGCTAAACAGCACGCGTGGCCGAACGGTCAGCAGACGTTCCAAAACGCCAGCTGTGCCAAAAtctggcgcgacgctcgtCCATACCGCGCCgacggcgctcgccgcaaGGAACGCAATCATATTTTCCGCGGTATTGCTCGAATAGCTCGCGACGGTGTcgccgacggcgacgcCGAGCTTACGTAGTGCACGTACAGCATAGGCTacattcttgcgcagctcaccATACGTCATTTTTGTCGTGTCCTCCTTGATTTCCGTACACGATATCAAAGCCACGTTGTCGTCTTTGCCGTGACGCAATATGTTCTCAGCAAAATTGAGACGCGAGCCAAAAAACCATTCCGGGGGGGGAAACATGGGACTGTTTTCCGGCAGCACTTCTGACGCACGCTCGCTAAACACTACGCCAATTTCATCCCACACGGCCTGCCAAAAGGGCGCGGTGTGCTCATTGCTCCACTTTAAAAGGTCGGCGTAGTTTTCCAGTGCGACACCGTGTTCTTTGTTTATGCGCTCGCGGAATGCGTGTATACGCTTTGGTCCGGGCGTTGGCGTCCATGTAATACGTCCTTGAATCGGCTCGTCGCTCATACTGGCAagccgccaagcgcgaagACGCAAGGTGGGGCATGCGCACGTGACAAAATTGGCGGAAACCGCCACGTTCCATGGGCGAACGGACAGGGCGGACCGTTTCGTGCGAGCTGTCATCGCATCCGCTATTGGGCCATCGAAAGAGGGATATTGTTCATGAGAGTACCTGTGCGCAATGGATTCTCTAAAGCAATCGCTCTTGGACGTGGCGCCAGTTGTGGAATGCGATCATACGTCGCGGAACAGCCTGTTTTtccagcaggcgcgcgcgccaaaacCCGCGCCACCGCGTTCAAAGCCCCTCGTCGTGGCGGAGAATGCGCCAGACAGAGGGCGAGATACACAGATTGAGAAAGGACGGGGCCATGAGAAGCGGTTATTTTTTGGGCGCATGTCGagtgagcagcgcgagtcAGAACACCAAAGGATCCGTGCGAGTCGCCGCAACGTCGATTTTCGTGTATATTTTGAGAATGAGTGTAAGCTGGGCGAAGGGCGCAATGCGGAAGTGTTTTTGGGTGCGTACTACGAATATGATCGGCTGGAGACGCCACCCATTTCTGTGGGTTGGCAGCTTTGTGCGGTGAAACGCGCACAGGTAGATCGCGAGTCACAACTTGCTGGACTCGACGAGGCTTTTGCACTACGCAGGCTTGGGCCGCATCCGCATATTGTTGGTTTGGTAGCCGTCATTGATGAACTGGATGCGACACACGAGGAGGAAACGGCCAAGCCCGTTGAATCGCCCGAAGTGCCGCGCCTTTTGATTTTGCTCGAGTATATGCCGCACACATTTTCTCAGCTCATCGCGCGACGCCCGCATATTGTGGACTTTCCCATGTGGTTATCTTGGGGAAAACAGCTCGCGTCCACGCTTCAATGGCTGCATGAGCGTGGTTGTGTACATGGGGATATCAAGATGCAGAACGTACTGTTGACCGAGGATTTCCAAATTAAGCTGTGTGACTTCAGCTCCGTACTTTTCTCGAATGCGGCTGCTCCTGCGACGGACTGTGCGACAGTCGGCACACCGGCATTTCGAGCGCCAGAACTGTTTGCTACATCGCGCTGGAAGCCGACGAACCAGGACGAAACACATCCTGCCCT encodes:
- a CDS encoding uncharacterized protein (TransMembrane:1 (o310-331i); EggNog:ENOG503P4UE; COG:T) yields the protein MDSLKQSLLDVAPVVECDHTSRNSLFFQQARAPKPAPPRSKPLVVAENAPDRGRDTQIEKGRGHEKRLFFGRMSSEQRESEHQRIRASRRNVDFRVYFENECKLGEGRNAEVFLGAYYEYDRLETPPISVGWQLCAVKRAQVDRESQLAGLDEAFALRRLGPHPHIVGLVAVIDELDATHEEETAKPVESPEVPRLLILLEYMPHTFSQLIARRPHIVDFPMWLSWGKQLASTLQWLHERGCVHGDIKMQNVLLTEDFQIKLCDFSSVLFSNAAAPATDCATVGTPAFRAPELFATSRWKPTNQDETHPALSYTLDIFSLGVLLYSLATGVEPSKRVRSIMAMRQRQSLFFHSEEDDRIERLSVQGCEQQDYALRTPSPCPSSSVESSPKLEHLPQWSIDRLLDPSPVPHGVIHRSTDRSSRRSGDTTLHLPVSRSTSLHLASKSGLPSGLSRCSSVREETTGKIWSHGLEPLRTTTHAPYNGEEAVPNTPPMRSVHLNATSSPCDLNVSLDYTGRYVDGAPALILPGGGRLPDTLRDLIKSMVSPIPEKRPSAAQVLRTLQAAAP
- a CDS encoding acetoacetate--CoA ligase (COG:I; EggNog:ENOG503NU7T), whose amino-acid sequence is MSDEPIQGRITWTPTPGPKRIHAFRERINKEHGVALENYADLLKWSNEHTAPFWQAVWDEIGVVFSERASEVLPENSPMFPPPEWFFGSRLNFAENILRHGKDDNVALISCTEIKEDTTKMTYGELRKNVAYAVRALRKLGVAVGDTVASYSSNTAENMIAFLAASAVGAVWTSVAPDFGTAGVLERLLTVRPRVLFSVNVVLYNGKLHDHVEKLNATVNGILQQQDEETRGDDKDDERAFKRPRHESARKLEHVIIVPYQGTHADAGSRNSGVDEAKGSHGLQRTLWSEFIASGAPEQEEDALKVDYAQLDFNAPLWILFSSGTTGVPKAITHRAGGMLLQFGKEHLLQGGLTDKDVFFQHTSTGWMMWNWLVGALLSGCPVVLYDGSPAYPTGVLWERAAELGFTVFGTSAAYLSMLERRGYYAEGLHDKLRVRAILSTGSPLRAELYLYAEKLVGKPVQVGSITGGTDICSLFASNNVTLPVRAGELQSICLGMDVDVFDAQGESCTSGVEGDLVCKKPFPAQPLGFWHQPSERYKESYYTQFPGVWYHGDLVTRTEHGGLIMLGRSDGILNPSGIRFGSADIYEVLESSEATAPSSPLSCITDSLVVGLKTAKKDDEVVVLFLVTTPDADWDAVDAEARRIIRKQRSARHVPTYIRKVQGCPKTLNGKRVEVPVKKCMFLTVY
- the GAR1 gene encoding H/ACA snoRNP pseudouridylase subunit (COG:J; EggNog:ENOG503P248) is translated as MFRGRGAGRGGFSGRGGRGGMMNTGPPANVIPFGAFVHAVEGEMFCAGTDPKHVPYFNAPIFLENKSQIGKVDEILGPINEVYFTIKTEPGIVAGSFKANDKVYISDDRLLPIERFLPKPKSLSKGPKRRGAGRGAPGGRGGARGGRGGFGGGGGFGSRGGFGARGGRGGFGGRGAPRGAPRGGRGRFRGGGGGFRGRS